The Engystomops pustulosus chromosome 4, aEngPut4.maternal, whole genome shotgun sequence genome contains a region encoding:
- the MRPL46 gene encoding large ribosomal subunit protein mL46 translates to MAAPMRRLVTGALSCRALGWRAAVAGCRGLSSASPWRLHGAVCLRRPAALSQSKTHVQQEVDELLKQIDLEKSFYSDHELQLIKDADRLRRKQSDIYDSDDDDEGQEIVMAQDLEDTWEQKWKQMNLASRVTEADEKKDHTSLNRRLENNLVLLVKEKIGNEDIWMFPQMEWMAGETMRQTAERALSNLSETRIEALFLGNAPCGFYKYKFPKTMRGEDTIGAKVFFFKALLKNKSLLTNKKKGDYVWVSKDELKDYLKPAYLSEVNKFVIDV, encoded by the exons ATGGCGGCGCCTATGAGGAGGCTGGTGACCGGGGCGCTGTCATGCAGGGCGCTGGGGTGGCGGGCCGCGGTGGCCGGCTGCAGGGGGTTGTCCTCGGCCTCTCCATGGAGGCTGCACGGGGCTGTGTGTCTGAGGAGGCCGGCAGCGCTGTCCCAGAGCAAGACGCACGTCCAGCAGGAGGTGGACGAGCTGCTCAAGCAG ATTGACCTGGAGAAAAGTTTTTATTCGGATCATGAGCTTCAGCTTATAAAAGATGCCGACCGCCTGCGGAGGAAGCAGTCTGACATCTATGACTCTGATGATGACGATGAGGGGCAGGAAATAGTGATGGCACAAGACCTCGAAGATACATGGGAACAAAAATGGAAGCAAATGAATCTTGCTTCACGGGTGACAG AAGCAGATGAAAAGAAGGATCATACGTCGCTGAACAGGAGACTAGAGAACAATCTGGTGCTGCTGGTGAAGGAAAAGATAGGGAATGAGGACATTTGGATGTTCCCTCAGATGGAGTGGATGGCCGGAGAAACGATGAGGCAGACGGCAGAACGTGCGCTTTCTAACTTGTCCG AAACTCGCATTGAGGCTCTTTTCTTAGGAAACGCTCCTTGTGGCTTTTACAAGTACAAGTTCCCCAAGACGATGCGCGGTGAGGATACGATCGGAGCCAAGGTGTTCTTCTTCAAAGCTCTGCTCAAGAATAAATCTTTACTAACAAATAAGAAAAAAGGAGACTATGTTTGGGTCAGCAAAGATGAATTAAAGGACTATTTAAAACCAGCTTATCTATCAGAAGTGAATAAGTTtgtaatagatgtataa